The nucleotide sequence CAGCGGCGAAGACGAGGTCCACCACGAGGATGCCGATCAGCCCCAGGCGGATCTGCCGCTCCGGCGAGACCCGCCTGGCGAGCGAGCCGCAGGCGGCCACGGTGAGCGTCACCGTCAGGCCGCAGGCGGCAAAGACGGCGGTGTATGCGGCCGTACTCATGCCGAGCACGCCCTGCAGCATGAATGGGGCGGCGGACAGGTAGGAGGTCAGCAGCGCGTAGACGAGCGCGTTGATACCGATCAGGCGGATGAACACGTGATCCTTGGCGAGCGCACGGGTGCCGTCCACGAGCACACCGAAGCCGCCGTCGTGGCGCTGCTGCGCGGGCAGGGTCTCGGGCACCCAGGTGGCCACCAGCAGCACCAGGATGCCCTGGAAGGCGGCCACCACGCCGAGGATGCCGCGCCAGCCGACCGGACCGACCAGGGCGCCGCCCAGGATCGGGGCGATGACGGGCGCGACGCCCTGGATCGACATCACCAGGCCCAGCGCCTGCGCGGCGGTGATGCCGCGGGAGCGGTCGGAGATGACGGCGCGGCCCAGCACCATGCCGGCGGCACCGCCGAGCCCCTGCAGGAAGCGCGCGATCAGCAGGAAGGCGGCGCTGGGCGCGAGCGCGGTGCCGACGCCGGCGACGAAGGCCAGCACGCTGCCCCACAGCAGCAGGGGGCGGCGCCCGAAACGGTCGGAGAGCACACCGATGCTCAGCTGGCCCAGCGCCACCCCAACCAGGAAGGCGGTCAGCGTCAGCTGCGTGGTGGAGGCGGACACGCCCAGGTCGGCAGCCATCTGGTTGAAGGCCGGCAGGTAGGCGTCCATGGCCAGCGGGGCGACGGCCGCGAGCGCCGCCAGCGCCACCAGCAGGCTGGGGGCGAAGGAGGTGCGCAGGCCGGCTTCGGGTTCTGGAGTGACCCCCTTCCCCTGCAAGGCAGAGGCGGGTCCGGTCGAAGGGGAGGTGGTCATGGACCGAGATTATGAAACCGCGAGTCGTGAAGTCACGCATGCCGGGTGCGTGAGATCTTGCACCCGCTGCACCTGTGGGGCTCAGCGCGGGGCTCAGTGGAGAAGCGGCCGGGGGCACCCGCGTGCGCATCCGGTCTCCGCTCAGCCAACCAGGGACTCCGACGCGCGCGGCCACCGGATTCACAGGGGCCCCATACCCGGGTTCCGGGCGGCGCACACCCAGGCCCGCGAGGGTTGTGGGCATGTCCAATGCTTCGCTCCCTGAATCCGGTACCGCACAAGACGACACCCGGGCGCCGGGCGGCAGTCTGGGCGTCGCGTCACCAGATCGGCTGCCCGCACCCCGGGCTTCGCGTCCCGGGACGCCGGCCTGTGGACCCACGGCACAACCCGCCTTCGAGCCCGCGGCGCCCCGCCGTCACTCCCGACGGCGCGTCCTCCTGGGCAGTGGCACCCTGCTGGGCGCCGGGGTGGCCAGCACGGCGCTCTGGGCGCTGAACCGGTTCGTCATCGACCACGTGGAGGTCGGCGATGTGGCCGCCTATGAGGCCGCCAACTCCTCCATGTCCGCTACGACTTCCGCCACAGCGGCGGCCACCGACGTCGCCGTCACCGACAACTCCTACACCTCCTCGCTGACCTCGATCGGCATTGAGCAGGTCACCACCGGCTCCGGAGACGACACGGTCACCTACTACGTCGCCGACGTCAGGGTGTCCGACGCCACCGCCCTGCGCAGCGCCTTCGCCAACAACGCCTACGGCACCAATATCACCGCCCTGCCCTCCACCATGGCCACCGAGCACGGCGCCGTGCTGGCGATCAACGGCGACTACTACGGCTTCCGCTCCGACGGCATCTTGATCCGCAACGGCGTCGTCTACCGGGACGAGGGTGTGCGCGACGGCATGGCCTTCTACACCGACGGCCGCGTCGAGGTCTACGACGAGACCAGCACCGACGCCGGTGCGCTCCTGGCGGCGGGCGTGTGGAACACCCTGTCCTTCGGGCCGGCCCTGGTGCAGGGCGGCGCCGTGCTGGCCGGCATCGACGACGTCGAGGTGGACACCAACGTCGGCAACCACTCCATCCAGGGCACCCAGCCGCGTACGGCGCTGGGCGCCGTCGCGGACGGGCACTACGTGGTCGTCGTCGTCGACGGGCGCGACCAGGGCTACTCGCGCGGGGTCACGATGACCGAGCTGGCGCAGATCATGGCGGGCCTGGGCTGCGATTGCGCGTACAACCTCGACGGCGGCGGCTCCTCGACGCTGTGGTTCAACGGCGAGGTGGTCAACCGGCCGTCCAACGGCGGGGAGCGGGAGACCTCCGACATCCTCTACATCGCACAGGGGGCTTGAGATGAGCACGCAGACACGACCCAGCACTGGTTCCTTCCCGCAGCGCCGACTGCGGCCCGAGGCCGCGGCCCAGCCAGTGACTACCCGCGCGCCGGACCGCACGGCAGGATCGGCCGGGGCGGATGAGGCCGGCCGCCGCAGCGGGCCTGCGTCCGGCCCGGGGGTGCGGTGGGCGTCGACGTCGGGCCGCCCCGCCCGCGTGGGGCTGGTCGTCCTCATGCCCGCCTACCAGCCCGACGGTCGGCTGGTGGAGTTGGTGAGCGAGCTGGTGCGGGAGCTGCCCGGGTGCCGGGTGCTCGTCGTCGACGACGGCTCTGGGCCTCAGTACGCGCAGGTGTTCCGGGAGGCGAGTGCGCGCGGGGCCGAGGTCGTCGGGTATGAGTCCAACCGGGGCAAGGGTGCGGCGCTGCGCACGGGGCTGGCTCAGCTGGCCGAACTGTGGCCGGGGGCGGACGTGGTGTGCGCGGACGCCGACGGGCAGCACCGGCCCGCCGACATCGCGGCAGTGGCACGCCGGGTGCGCGCCACCGGGCATATGACGCTGGGGGTGCGGCGCCTGACCGGGCCGGTGCCCCTGCGCAGCCGGATCGGCAATGCCGTAACCTCGCTGGCCTTTCGGCTGAGCACGGGCTGGCGCCTGGGCGACACCCAGACGGGCCTGCGCGGCTACCCGGCCGGGCAGACCGCCTGGCTGGCGGAGGTGCCCGGGGACCGGTACGAGTACGAGCTCAGCGTGCTACTGCGGGCCCACGAGCTCGGGCTGGAGGTGGAGGAGGTGGAGATCGCGACGGTGTACGAGCCGGGCAACGCGTCCAGCCACTTCCGGCCGCTACGGGACTCGGCGCGTGTCTATGCGCCAATGCTGGGTTTCCTCGGGGCGAGCCTGGTGTGCTTCGGCATCGACTGGGTCGGGGTGGTGGCGCTGCACGCAATGACCGGCAACCTGCTGGCGAGCGTGGTAGGGGCGCGGCTGGTGTCCGGGACCGTGAACTTCGTGATGAATCGGCGGGTATTCCACGCGGCGCCCGGCACCGTTTGCCGTACGGCGGTGCGGTACGTGGCGCTCGCGCTGGTGCTACTCGCCGCCAGCTACATGCTGCTGCGGGTGCTGACCGGGATCGGGGTGCCGCTGGGTCTGGCCAAGCTGCTCGGCGACGGGGCGCTGTACGCCGCAAGCTACGTGATCCAGCGGCGGGCAGTGTTCCGGTAGAAGCGGTGTGGCGGTCGCCGCGATGCGCACGCGCGCCCAGACGCACCGACGCCAGCCCCCAGATGGTCGCCACGCCACGACGTTGCACGACCCCGGGCCACGTTCCACGACCCTGGTGCACGTTCCACGACCCCCGGGTGGTCGTGGAACACACCCCAAGGTCGTGCAATGTCCCCAAGGTCGTGGAACGAGACGAGCTATTCGTCGCGGGAGCGCTCCAAGCGACGGGGCGGGCGGCCCATTAGCCAGGCGACACCCACACCCACCGCGACGAACCCGGCCAGGCCCGCCAGCTGCCAGCCCCATACGCCCTCCAGGTGCAGCCAGGGCCCATCGATGGCCACGTGCCGGTTCCAGACCACCAGGTACGCGGCCCCTACCCAGCCGCACACCGCCCCGGCGGGCACGCCGAGCGCCAGTACGACGGCGGCATGCGCTGCGGTGAGCCGCCGCAGGAACCGCGGCGAGGCCCCCACCGCGTGCATGGTGACCAGGTCACCGCGCAGCTGGGTGCGGGTGAGCAGCAGACTCACCACCAGTGAGAACAGGGCCAACGCCACCAGTACGGCCAGGACGGCGAAGTCTGCCATGCCGCCCCAAGGCGGCAGATCCGGGTCGGTCCCTACGGTCACCAGGTCGGTGTGTTCTTCAACTACCCGCCTGGCAGTGGCGGCCTCCGCCGCGGTCAGCGGCCGCGACAGCTGCACCATCTCGCCCACGTATATCGGCGCATCGGTGCCGCTCAGCCCCAGTTCGGCGGCGGTTGCGGGCGAGACCGTGATGGAGGAGGTCATCCGTGGCAGGAAGTAGGCGTCCCGGGTCTGCGTGTGCTTGATAGTGATAGAGCCTGCGCTGTAGTCCATGAGGCCTACACGCACCGTACCGTCGTCATCAATCCAGGTGGCGTTGTTGACCACCACCCCGCCCGCCTCCAGGACCTGCGCGGCATCCCGCGCCCCGTCCAGACCAGTGGCGCGCAGCGCCTGCCCTTCCATTACGAAGACATCGTCTCCTATCATCCAGGGGGCCGTGATACCCGGGTTGTAGCCCTGGCCCTCAGGCACACAAGTCACCGTATCCGCCAGTCCCAGGGATGCGGCCACATCCGGCTCGGTGAACTCGGGGCAGCGGGCGCCGGCTGGCGGTTCGACTCTGAGGGTGTGCGACACGACCTCCGTACGAAAGTCCATCGCGCGAACCGGCACGGATCCGGTGACGGGCAGGCCTGCGTCCTGCAGCACGCTTACGGCGTCGGCCAGGACGGCGGCGTCGAAGTCCTCCGAGACCGGCACGCGCGGCCCCAGTGCCAGGCGCCCGGGCGCAACCAGAACCGCGGAGGTGTCGTTGTAGTTGGCGGCGGACGAGGCGACATACACCGTCTGTCCGCAGGCCAGCGCGACGACGGCGCCGATCGCCCCTACCACCGGCAGGGCACGCCCCCGGTGAGCGGCGGCGTCTCGGGCGGCCAGGCGCAGCGCCAGCGGCCCCTTGGCCAGCACCGCGATTGCGGCGTCGAGCGCAACCGGGGCCAACACGATCAGCCCCACCGCCCCCAGTAGCAGGGCCGCCACCAGCAGGGGTACGGCCGCACCTCCCGGCAACATGCCGGTTGCCGGCGGCACCTCCTCGGGAACGGCAACAGGCAGGGGCGCTCGCAGCGAGGCGAGGCCGCAGCCGATCGCCGCCGCCAGCAACATCGCACCGCCAAGCAGACGCCACCTGCGGCTGCGACGCGGCCGGTGCGTTTCCGCATCCGCGGGCGGGCGGGAGTGCTTGAGCGCCTCGACCGGTTCCATGCGCGCCACCCGTCGGGCGGGGGCAAGCGTGGCCAGCCAGCCGGCCAAGGCGGCGCCCCCGACGGCAAGCACCGGCAACCACCCCGGCAGCCCCGCGAGCGCCTGCACCTCGGGTTCGAAGATGCGGTAGGCCGCCCAGGCGGCGACGAGTCCGCCACCGGCGCCGAGCACTCCGCCCAGGAAGCCGATGGCGGCCCCCTGCAGCGTGATCGTGCGGGCCAGCTGTCGCGGTGCAGCGCCGGTGGCCGAGGCGAGGGCCAGGGTGCGGCGCTGCTGCTCGGCGGCGACCACGAAGGCGGGGGTGACCAGCCCCAGTAGCAGGCCCGCGGCGGCGGTGCAGGCGATCACGGTCATCACCAGGGCGGTGGCCAGGTAGTCGTCGCTGAGTGCGACCGGATACAGCTCGGAGGCGTCCGGGTAGTTGGTGAGCACGTGGCGGGATACGGCGAACGCCATCTCGCCGTTGAGCTGCTTGGTGGTCTCCCAGGTGACCGGGTCCGGGCCGATGACCAGGAAGTGGGTGTCGACGCCGGCCGGGTCGCCCTGCACCGCCGGCGCCAGCCAGGCCGGAAGCGCCCAGGCGCGGGCGGCATCGTCATCGACCAGGCCGCTGACCCGGTAGGTGCGCAGGGAGTCCTGCTGGACCTCGGCAATGCGTCCGTTGGTGGAGTACCAGCCGTCGAAGGGCGGGGCGATCAGGGCGATCGTCTCGCCGACCTGCACACCGGTGCGGTCGGCCAGGGCGGTGGTGATGACGACGTCGGCGGTGTCAGTCGGGGCGGTGCCGGCGGTCAGCGGAGGCAGCAGGACATCCAGGCCCTCGGCGTCGGCCTCGCGCAGGGTGAAGGTGCCGATTGCGCCGAAGTCCGCGCCCTTCAGGTCCCCCGCCGTGGCCGGCGTGGTCGAGCCCGGCTCAGCGTCGGGGTCGGCCAGGGCGAGCAGGTCCTCCGAGTCCCAGAACTGCAGGACCCGGTCGCGCTCGGGTAGGTAGGCGGCCAGTTCGTCCGCGGTCAGGGGCACGGTCTCCGGCGAGTCCATCCACGGTCCGGGGGCGCCCTCGGGCACCTGCCGGAATGGGGCCTCGGCCGGGTCGACGGCGGTGCCGGTGACGACGGCCTGGGCGCCGTCGGGGATGGAGGCCAGGGCGGCCTGCTGGGTGGGCGGCGTGGACAGCCGCGTCCCCAGAAAACCGACAATCAGTACCAGCGGCGCGGC is from Actinomyces sp. 432 and encodes:
- a CDS encoding FtsX-like permease family protein, producing MNAARLWALRPVVRLAVRDALSHKARSLLAILLVAAPLVLIVGFLGTRLSTPPTQQAALASIPDGAQAVVTGTAVDPAEAPFRQVPEGAPGPWMDSPETVPLTADELAAYLPERDRVLQFWDSEDLLALADPDAEPGSTTPATAGDLKGADFGAIGTFTLREADAEGLDVLLPPLTAGTAPTDTADVVITTALADRTGVQVGETIALIAPPFDGWYSTNGRIAEVQQDSLRTYRVSGLVDDDAARAWALPAWLAPAVQGDPAGVDTHFLVIGPDPVTWETTKQLNGEMAFAVSRHVLTNYPDASELYPVALSDDYLATALVMTVIACTAAAGLLLGLVTPAFVVAAEQQRRTLALASATGAAPRQLARTITLQGAAIGFLGGVLGAGGGLVAAWAAYRIFEPEVQALAGLPGWLPVLAVGGAALAGWLATLAPARRVARMEPVEALKHSRPPADAETHRPRRSRRWRLLGGAMLLAAAIGCGLASLRAPLPVAVPEEVPPATGMLPGGAAVPLLVAALLLGAVGLIVLAPVALDAAIAVLAKGPLALRLAARDAAAHRGRALPVVGAIGAVVALACGQTVYVASSAANYNDTSAVLVAPGRLALGPRVPVSEDFDAAVLADAVSVLQDAGLPVTGSVPVRAMDFRTEVVSHTLRVEPPAGARCPEFTEPDVAASLGLADTVTCVPEGQGYNPGITAPWMIGDDVFVMEGQALRATGLDGARDAAQVLEAGGVVVNNATWIDDDGTVRVGLMDYSAGSITIKHTQTRDAYFLPRMTSSITVSPATAAELGLSGTDAPIYVGEMVQLSRPLTAAEAATARRVVEEHTDLVTVGTDPDLPPWGGMADFAVLAVLVALALFSLVVSLLLTRTQLRGDLVTMHAVGASPRFLRRLTAAHAAVVLALGVPAGAVCGWVGAAYLVVWNRHVAIDGPWLHLEGVWGWQLAGLAGFVAVGVGVAWLMGRPPRRLERSRDE
- a CDS encoding phosphodiester glycosidase family protein — its product is MSNASLPESGTAQDDTRAPGGSLGVASPDRLPAPRASRPGTPACGPTAQPAFEPAAPRRHSRRRVLLGSGTLLGAGVASTALWALNRFVIDHVEVGDVAAYEAANSSMSATTSATAAATDVAVTDNSYTSSLTSIGIEQVTTGSGDDTVTYYVADVRVSDATALRSAFANNAYGTNITALPSTMATEHGAVLAINGDYYGFRSDGILIRNGVVYRDEGVRDGMAFYTDGRVEVYDETSTDAGALLAAGVWNTLSFGPALVQGGAVLAGIDDVEVDTNVGNHSIQGTQPRTALGAVADGHYVVVVVDGRDQGYSRGVTMTELAQIMAGLGCDCAYNLDGGGSSTLWFNGEVVNRPSNGGERETSDILYIAQGA
- a CDS encoding multidrug effflux MFS transporter; translated protein: MTTSPSTGPASALQGKGVTPEPEAGLRTSFAPSLLVALAALAAVAPLAMDAYLPAFNQMAADLGVSASTTQLTLTAFLVGVALGQLSIGVLSDRFGRRPLLLWGSVLAFVAGVGTALAPSAAFLLIARFLQGLGGAAGMVLGRAVISDRSRGITAAQALGLVMSIQGVAPVIAPILGGALVGPVGWRGILGVVAAFQGILVLLVATWVPETLPAQQRHDGGFGVLVDGTRALAKDHVFIRLIGINALVYALLTSYLSAAPFMLQGVLGMSTAAYTAVFAACGLTVTLTVAACGSLARRVSPERQIRLGLIGILVVDLVFAAVCLTRLTGPVSSTALTVATVALFIIHVMALGTCMGNLPAVALGRTGRWAGTGSALLGFVQFVVGGIASPLVGLTGQASGVAFGVTIVAVALAANVLGAFGVRDRGEKERLRAEAAARRAARLGRDQLPQADRDADDAVPASAGAVAEPATRAAEA
- a CDS encoding bifunctional glycosyltransferase family 2/GtrA family protein; protein product: MSTQTRPSTGSFPQRRLRPEAAAQPVTTRAPDRTAGSAGADEAGRRSGPASGPGVRWASTSGRPARVGLVVLMPAYQPDGRLVELVSELVRELPGCRVLVVDDGSGPQYAQVFREASARGAEVVGYESNRGKGAALRTGLAQLAELWPGADVVCADADGQHRPADIAAVARRVRATGHMTLGVRRLTGPVPLRSRIGNAVTSLAFRLSTGWRLGDTQTGLRGYPAGQTAWLAEVPGDRYEYELSVLLRAHELGLEVEEVEIATVYEPGNASSHFRPLRDSARVYAPMLGFLGASLVCFGIDWVGVVALHAMTGNLLASVVGARLVSGTVNFVMNRRVFHAAPGTVCRTAVRYVALALVLLAASYMLLRVLTGIGVPLGLAKLLGDGALYAASYVIQRRAVFR